The segment ACCATATGTTCGCATTTAGATGGCTTTTCATTCGTATGAGTCAGTTGAtgtcaaattaaaatacattttcaagaaaatactttattacaaacattgcattcaaaaggtttttctttttgtgtGGCCACAATAATGCTGAATTAAGAAGGGTTCTCGTGAAAATACCTCACCATAAACGtcacataaaaagtttttattgtgaCGACTATAATGCTGTGTTAATTTGGCAGCTAGAGAAAATGTCTTGCCACACATCACatgcaaaagttttcttttctatgtGTGAATGAATGTCTGTTTTGTTTACATAAAAAGAGCTAATTACACTAACTATATTTAAAAGCACTCTCCTTTGAATGAATACAATAATGTATTTTCTGTTTAGTACGGAGAGCGAAAGATTCGCCACACATACATAAGACTTCTAATTGTTGTGAATACGATAATGTCTACTTAATATACCTTTTGTTCGAAAAGCCCTGCCACACACATCACACGTGTAGGGTTCCTCACCTGTGTGAATACGATAATGAACTTCTAAGatacattttctattaaagaatTTATCACAGAAAACACACTCGTAGGGAGAATATCTATTTTGTCCATTGGAATGAAGATGATAATGTGTTGTAAAATCACTCTCTTCCTGAATAGATATTCCACAAATGTTACACTTGAAAGAATCAAGCTTACTCGTGAAATTAGGTTCAAGTTTACTCGTGGAATTAGGTTCAAGCTTACTCGTGAAATTAGGTTCAAGTTTACTCGTGGAATTAGGTTCAAGCTTACTCGTGGAATTAGGTTTATTTGCGTGAGTACGATAATgccttttcaattttttgttgcaGGGGAAAGATTCTCCACACACATTACAAACATAAGGTTTCTCATTAGTATGAATGCGATAATGTATTTTTAAGGTGTTTTTTCCACGAAACTGTTTACCACAAACATCACATTTATAGGGTTTCTCATCTGTGTGGATAATAAGATAATGATAATCGTAAGTAATTTTACGACTAAATGCTTTACCACAAATATCACACACATAAGGCTTCACATTGGTGTGAACACGATAATGTTTCTTTAATGTAGAACGCAAGCGAAAAGCATTGCCACAAATATCACACGTGTAGGGTTTCTCACCTGTGTGAATGCGATAATGAGCTTTTAAGGTAGATTTTCCAATTAAGAATTTATCGCAGACAACACACTTCTGAACTGATTTTTTAGATTGTCCACTTGCATGAAGATTATAAtgtgttttgaagttattttctttCCGAAAAGATTTTCCACAAATGTCACATTTGTAACAATCAAGCGTACTTTTGGTATCAAGTTCATTTGCGTGAGTACGATggtgaattttcaatttatcaccAGTGCTGAATGATTTTCCACACACATCACAAACATAAGGTTTCTCTTTAGTATGAATGCGATAATGtacttttaagatttcttttgcaCGAAATTGTGTATCACAAACATGACATTTATAGGGTTTCTCATTTGTGTGGATAAGATAATGATAATCATAAGCAAATTTATAACCAAAAGCTTTACCACAAATATCACATTTGTAAGGTTTCTCTTTCGTGTGGACCAGATTATGTCTATTTAAGCTATATTTTAGACCGAACGCTTTACCGCAAACATCACATTTGAAAGATCGACGATTGGTATGAATCTTGCAGTGTTTGGTGAAAGCAATCTTTCTTTGAAAAGATTTGCCACAGACATCACACTGAAAATGTTTGTTAGGCACGCTGGAAGGAGTATTCTCTTCTGTAACACATGTTTCAGGGACTATTTCAGCCTCTTGCACAATCTGAGTGACATTCATACTGAAAAATAtctggaattttaataatttttagttaatgctTTTAGGAAAACGGAAGTATCATtcgtaaaagtattttaaaggcCATggattggcatttttttaatgtatgcaaaacttattttgattttaaatcactCCCGTCAAAATAGTCGATGCAGTAGCCAAGAaatctgaaaatagaaaattttacttaataccATTTACAGCTTTCACACAGTTGATTTAAAAAAcaccaaatacaaatatttaaaaaacagcaatGCACAGGTAATTAATATGTGTCCCAATATTCTAGTTCAGCACAAATTTATGTGTAATGAATAAATGCAGGCAGgcaatgcaattcattttttgtgACTACTTTTCTCATCATAATTACCccaaataatgtaaattataatgcaaaattgGCAGTTAAGCAATGCCTTTCACATGGCTCTGCACTATATTTGGcgatatttcatagaaaatgtaTAACATGCTCCATTAACAAGAATTaaaaagacacacacacaaaagaacaGTCATTAAATTGATTCACAATAACACCCTGATTTTAGACACCAGCCGTTAGCTAAGTAAActtgaaagataaattaaaacaagaaatttgaaaaagtgaaatttggttaattcaatcatttttatagaaatctgctataaattcattttttttttagattacgtgaatttttatctaatgtaatgttaaaatgacgtctgtaatttatatttaatttgcttattttgaaatcaaaacctacaatttcaaaaactgttttcacaactaatttatttattaattaatatactgGTAAagtcatcatcatcaacaacaacaaaaaaatggaatACCTCTATAGCTTTCTTATGTATTATCGCATCTTCAAAAAATCGGTTTCGATGGAAGTGGCTTAAAGAGACAAATTTGCTAAGATAAAGAAACTGGTTTACCAATTTCATCAACATAGTTAATTAATACGAtctcgaaatttttccattatggaaaccgagattttttaataattcaattcagaaggcctttttattcaaatttcgttaAGAAATTCGTAGtcatttttgagatatatttttgtttgctgTAGTTCCATCTAAAAATAGTTAATCCAACAGGGActatatattaagtaaatctcagCTTGTTAACAGCAAAATAAGACTTTTCGCGTTTTTATTCACAGGAATAGCGGAAGAATAAATGACACAGTTCAGATTTAACCTTAACATGAgtacgatttttaaaatataaatattttttagtatttgtggtggtaacattataagccagttaacaacttccggagaagagtgtacacttttgtctagtggctttgttactcggctacgaaccctaacgttgcgagttcgaaccacaACCcgcacatatttatttaaatattgaagcattCCCCTTACTTTTAAAATCCATCAATCTCTTAGCCTTTTTAGTTGATCAAGTCCTTATagattaacattatattaatttttatggaacGCTTTGTTTATATCAgtttgtggtggtaacattataagccagttaacaacttccggagaagagtgtacaattttgtctagtggctttgttactcggctacgaaccctaacgttgcgagttcgaaccttcaacctgcacattggtgacccggacgtgatttgaacacgcaaccttctgatcctTCAACCTGCACAAGTTTCTTTTTAATCGCTAATTGGCGAGAAGCGAATACcgtaaagacatttttaaatcaaataaattattgaggCTTATTAAAAGcagggaattttattttcaagctgAGATGATTGTTAATTCTTCAGATGAGtgttttactaaaagaaaaatattatacatatgatTTTTTACTTAAAGTTCAGCAATACTTTagttatttcatgttttaagcaaatgttaaatatttaaagatttaactgTTAATACTAGAATAATAGATAAATCTGTTAAGAAAATACAATGGAAGTGAAAGTTAGTTAGCAGTATGAAATTCAACTTATCTGTTTAGAGAACTGCACGATAGTatagtgataaaataaaattagaataaacattttttacttgtttattaacTACTAAAACAGAGTAAAGAGCTGTTTCAATCGTATTGTAAATTTACTTCTATATTTCAGTAAGTATTCATATTTCAGGCAACTCCGagttcggaagaaaaaaaaaaaccgcatatTTGAACTGCATCGATCTGTCTACAAATAAGCTAACTCAAAAAATAGAATGTGTTAGACAGATGAGAtttgttatactttttttatacatcaaactcattaatttgaattaaattttaaatgaaatcgtttaaaaaaagtCTATCTTACCACTTAAATGTGtgaaaacacaataaatataaaaagggttagatgaatgaaatgttATACAAGCTTAATCATCAGACTTgtatatctgtgtcaaatttttaaatttcaattctattagAAGAAGATTAGATAAGTTATGacatttaattaatctttatcgAACTTTTGATTCAATCAGTCGGATGA is part of the Argiope bruennichi chromosome 10, qqArgBrue1.1, whole genome shotgun sequence genome and harbors:
- the LOC129989082 gene encoding zinc finger protein 761-like, coding for MNVTQIVQEAEIVPETCVTEENTPSSVPNKHFQCDVCGKSFQRKIAFTKHCKIHTNRRSFKCDVCGKAFGLKYSLNRHNLVHTKEKPYKCDICGKAFGYKFAYDYHYLIHTNEKPYKCHVCDTQFRAKEILKVHYRIHTKEKPYVCDVCGKSFSTGDKLKIHHRTHANELDTKSTLDCYKCDICGKSFRKENNFKTHYNLHASGQSKKSVQKCVVCDKFLIGKSTLKAHYRIHTGEKPYTCDICGNAFRLRSTLKKHYRVHTNVKPYVCDICGKAFSRKITYDYHYLIIHTDEKPYKCDVCGKQFRGKNTLKIHYRIHTNEKPYVCNVCGESFPCNKKLKRHYRTHANKPNSTSKLEPNSTSKLEPNFTSKLEPNSTSKLEPNFTSKLDSFKCNICGISIQEESDFTTHYHLHSNGQNRYSPYECVFCDKFFNRKCILEVHYRIHTGEEPYTCDVCGRAFRTKGILSRHYRIHNN